The Lycium barbarum isolate Lr01 chromosome 12, ASM1917538v2, whole genome shotgun sequence genome includes a region encoding these proteins:
- the LOC132622522 gene encoding plant cysteine oxidase 2-like: protein MRIEKNVVSERRGREYSDSKKTRRRQKMVSPVQRLYETCKQVFANCGPGVVPSAEKIERLKAVLDTMTEADLGLRPNMPYFKSTTFDKPPKITYLHLHECDKFSIGIFCLPPSAVIPLHNHPGMTVFSKLLFGDMHIKSYDWAVAEPTPIANPLDNGLKDSTGLRLAKVKMNSEFRAPCKTSILYPADGGNMHCFTARTACAVLDVLGPPYCDPEGRHCQYYYDFPLANISVPEEQKGEYAWLKEREKPEDLTVVGAPYKGPKIVK from the exons ATGAGGATTGAGAAAAATGTTGTAAGTGAAAGAAGAGGTAGGGAATATAGTGACTCCAAAAAAACCCGGAGAAGACAAAAGATGGTTTCTCCTGTTCAAAGACTTTATGAAACTTGCAAACAAGTGTTTGCTAATTGTGGTCCTGGTGTTGTACCTTCTGCTGAAAAGATTGAACGTCTCAAGGCTGTTTTGG ATACCATGACTGAAGCGGATCTTGGCTTGAGACCGAACATGCCATATTTTAAGTCAACAACGTTTGATAAACCTCCTAAAATAACGTACCTGCACCTCCATGAGTGTGACAAATTCTCG ATTGGTATCTTCTGCTTGCCTCCATCAGCTGTCATTCCACTTCATAATCACCCTGGAATGACGGTTTTTAGCAAGCTTCTTTTTGGAGATATGCACATAAAGTCGTATGACTGGGCTGTTGCTGAACCAACTCCAATTGCTAATCCTTTAGATA ATGGACTTAAGGATTCTACTGGACTTCGTTTAGCAAAAGTGAAGATGAATTCGGAGTTTAGAGCTCCTTGCAAGACCTCCATCCTATATCCAGCAGATGGTGGTAATATGCACTGTTTCACAGCAAGAACAGCCTGTGCCGTGCTAGACGTGCTTGGCCCTCCATATTGTGATCCCGAAGGTCGCCACTGTCAATACTACTATGATTTCCCGTTAGCCAATATCTCAG TGCCTGAGGAACAGAAGGGTGAGTATGCATGGCTGAAAGAGAGGGAGAAACCTGAAGATTTAACTGTAGTTGGAGCACCGTACAAGGGACCAAAGATAGTTAAGTGA